From the Lathyrus oleraceus cultivar Zhongwan6 chromosome 4, CAAS_Psat_ZW6_1.0, whole genome shotgun sequence genome, one window contains:
- the LOC127136772 gene encoding uncharacterized protein LOC127136772 encodes MAAAEEICSCLPEELLECTFKYLHGDNRSFMSLSLVSKQSMYITNRILFFATITDETIPFLPRLFHRFPNLTSLNLTIVPKTVKEVNALLTLISTFPLDIKSLSLCPTRILRPIQIPANGLIALSKTMKNMTSFTFYQMCHFNKKNLFLIADYFPLLQELNVCNPWLTSDTDFMVDHKDPLLALPNLDKINLSGNYIGDPDQFTNFLRHNCTLLQEITLSLGNLGNMTVLVL; translated from the coding sequence ATGGCGGCGGCGGAAGAAATATGTTCATGTTTACCAGAGGAATTATTGGAGTGCACCTTCAAATACCTCCACGGCGACAACCGCAGTTTCATGTCACTCTCCCTCGTCTCCAAACAGTCTATGTACATCACCAACCGTATACTATTCTTCGCCACAATCACCGATGAAACCATTCCTTTCCTTCCTCGCCTCTTCCACCGCTTCCCTAACCTCACCTCGCTCAACCTCACTATCGTACCCAAAACTGTAAAAGAAGTGAACGCTCTTCTAACCCTAATCTCCACTTTCCCTTTAGACATCAAATCGCTCAGTCTATGCCCTACACGCATACTCAGACCCATTCAGATTCCTGCAAATGGCTTGATAGCTTTGTCCAAAACTATGAAAAATATGACATCCTTCACTTTTTACCAAATGTGTCATTTCAACAAGAAGAATTTATTCTTGATCGCTGATTATTTTCCTTTACTCCAAGAACTCAATGTCTGTAATCCCTGGCTTACTAGTGACACGGATTTTATGGTGGATCATAAGGATCCATTATTAGCACTTCCCAATCTCGACAAGATTAACCTATCTGGTAATTACATCGGTGACCCAGACCAATTTACTAACTTTCTCCGCCATAACTGCACGCTTCTTCAAGAGATCACGCTGAGTTTGGGGAATTTGGGAAATATGACTGTACTAGTCCTCTAA